One genomic window of Fusarium fujikuroi IMI 58289 draft genome, chromosome FFUJ_chr01 includes the following:
- a CDS encoding probable endochitinase has translation MLKQLILIAPLLVQALAVPAVEPRHQHLHGHIEHTHGTKTKMTTSVRRETEQTAAPQFIPPKMPYALDPNTKIRKTTTTAADSNNPKETIVPEFIPPKMPFVAKASWQKSTKDQDSSDKSASVASVKKKTVVKVQDEEDDSDDKQPTFIPPRAPFRGSRKPQQSQAATPRDTVPQFIPPRNPWAQSKHNTRSTESDDQDISQETAIPDSDQRAASGDDEVVPAPELLKRDEGGADNEFFDEEDEDDYNPEDFPNLGGLEQDEDGSDESENTPAGNTSEQASQNPESADAHDDSSVKNYFGGDFDDEDDANNAPTRLEARGAGKRNILYFTNWGTYGANFQPQNLPVKQITHVLYSFAKVNPKDGTVFSSDSYADTERLYSGDSDNGGKNVYGCVKQLYILKKKNRNLKVLLSIGGWNNSPDLATGVSTQDRRKKFISSAIKLITDWGFDGIDVDWEYPANAQEARNYVLILSGLRKALDQFSKNNKLNYHFMLTVATSAGPANYKVMDLKGMNPWIDAWHLMAYDYAGSWDTTTGHQANVFVSKKNPLSTKLGTDKTINDYLAAGVPPNKILMGMPLYGRSFLKTSGLGKSYSGVGGNSEGTYLYKDLPRSGAKATYNADLVASYSYDSKTRELITYDDLKSGQAKAAYINQRNLGGAFFWEASGDKIGSQSIVSGVKRTLGTLETVNNLLKYPTSAYANIRAGMPS, from the exons ATGCTCAAGCAACTCATCCTCATTGCGCCGCTTCTGGTGCAAGCACTTGCTGTGCCTGCAGTGGAGCCCAGAcaccaacatcttcatgGACACATCGAACATACACATgggaccaagaccaagatgacCACGTCTGTCCGTCGTGAAACAGAACAAACCGCCGCACCGCAGTTCATTCCTCCCAAGATGCCTTACGCACTTGACCCTAACACCAAAATCCGCAAGACCACCACTACCGCCGCTGATTCGAACAATCCTAAAGAGACTATCGTCCCTGAGTTCATCCCACCTAAGATGCCTTTCGTAGCAAAAGCATCTTGGCAAAAGTCAACTAAGGACCAGGACAGCTCCGACAAGTCCGCTTCGGTTGCAtctgtgaagaagaagacggttGTCAAGGTTcaggacgaagaagacgacagtGATGACAAACAGCCAACTTTCATCCCGCCTAGGGCGCCTTTCCGAGGATCTCGCAAGCCTCAACAGAGTCAAGCTGCCACTCCTCGGGATACAGTTCCCCAGTTTATTCCTCCGCGAAACCCCTGGGCACAGTCTAAGCACAACACTCGTTCTACGGAGAGTGATGACCAGGACATTTCGCAAGAAACTGCCATTCCTGATTCTGACCAGCGAGCTGCCagtggcgatgatgaagtcgttCCGGCACCTGAGCTCCTCAAGCGTGATGAGGGAGGTGCAGATAACGAATTCttcgatgaggaggatgaggacgactACAACCCTGAGGATTTCCCTAACCTGGGCGGCCTCGAACAAGACGAGGACGGTTCTGATGAATCTGAGAATACTCCTGCCGGAAACACATCTGAGCAGGCAAGTCAGAACCCCGAGTCTGCCGATGCCCATGATGATAGCAGCGTAAAGAACTACTTTGGtggtgactttgatgatgaggatgacgccAACAACGCACCTACTCGCCTAGAGGCTCGGGGTGCTGGAAAGCGGAACATCCTCTACTTCACAAACTG GGGTACCTATGGGGCGAACTTCCAGCCCCAAAATCTGCCGGTGAAGCAGATCACACATGTTCTATACTCCTTTGCTAAGGTTAACCCTAAAGACGGAACTGT GTTTTCATCAGACTCTTACGCTGACACCGAAAGACTCTATAGTGGTGACTCTGATAATGGTGGAAAGAACGTTTATGGATGTGTTAAACAGCTTTACATTcttaagaagaagaaccgaAATTTAAAG GTGCTACTTTCAATCGGCGGCTGGAATAACAGTCCAGATCTCGCCACTGGTGTGAGCACACAGGACCGTCGCAAGAAGTTCATCTCTTCCGCCATAAAACTAATTACTGACTGGGGCTTCGATGGAATTGATGTCGATTGGGAATACCCTGCCAATGCCCAAGAAGCTCGCAACTATGTCTTGATACTCTCGGGCCTCAGAAAAGCCCTCGACCAGTTCTCAAAGAACAACAAACTGAACTACCATTTTATGCTTACTGTTGCTACATCAGCCGGTCCGGCAAACTATAAAGTCATGGATTTGAAAGGAATGAACCCATGGATTGACGCCTGGCACCTCATGGCGTACGACTATGCTGGCTCCTGGGATACTACCACCGGTCATCAGGCCAACGTTTTCGTTTCAAAGAAGAACCCTCTTTCAACAAAACTTGGCACTGACAAGACAATTAACGATTACCTCGCGGCGGGAGTTCCGCCAAACAAGATTCTCATGGGTATGCCCCTTTACGGGAGATCATTCCTGAAGACCTCTGGACTTGGCAAATCCTACTCAGGTGTTGGCGGCAACTCTGAGGGAACTTACCTATACAAGGATTTGCCACGTTCTGGTGCCAAAGCTACCTACAATGCAGACCTCGTAGCCAGCTATTCATATGACAGCAAGACGCGGGAGCTTATTACTTACGATGATCTCAAATCTGGTCAGGCCAAAGCCGCTTATATCAACCAGCGAAACCTTGGTGGTGCTTTCTTTTGGGAGGCGAGTGGAGATAAGATTGGATCCCAGAGCATCGTTTCTGGTGTAAAGCGCACATTGGGCACCCTGGAGACGGTCAACAATCTTTTGAAATACCCTACGAGTGCATACGCCAACATACGAGCTGGAATGCCGTCTTGA
- a CDS encoding probable phosphogluconate dehydrogenase (decarboxylating) has translation MSGPVADLGLIGLAVMGQNLILNMADNGFTICAFNRTVSKVDRFLENEAKGKSVVGAKTVEEFVSKLKSPRRVMLLVQAGQAVDDWIEKILPLLDAGDIIIDGGNSHFPDSNRRTKYLAGKNIRFVGSGVSGGEEGARYGPSLMPGGNEEAWPHIKDIFQSIAAKSDGEACCEWVGDEGAGHYVKMVHNGIEYGDMQLICEAYDIMKRGLGLSSKEIGDVFAKWNKGVLDSFLIEITRDIMYFNDDDGTALVEKILDKAGQKGTGKWTAVNALDLGQPVTLIAEAVLARCLSAIKDERATASTKLEFVSRTTKFEGDKEQFLEDLEQALYASKIISYAQGFMLMQEAAREFNWKLNKPSIALMWRGGCIIRSVFLKDITHAYRSQPDLQNLLFDDFFNKAIHKAQPGWRDVVSKAALLGIPTPAFSTALSWFDGYRTKDLPANLLQAQRDYFGAHTFRIKPENASDKYPNGQDIHVNWTGRGGNVSASTYQA, from the exons ATGTCTGGCCCTGT TGCGGATCTGGGCCTCATCGGCCTTGCTGTCAT GGGACAGAACCTTATTCTGAACATGGCTGACAACGGCTTCACCATCTGCGCCTTCAACCGAACCGTCTCCAAGGTCGACCGATTCCTGGAAAACGAGGCTAAGGGCAAGTCCGTTGTCGGCgccaagactgttgaggAGTTTGtcagcaagctcaagtctCCTCGCCGTGTCATGCTCTTGGTCCAGGCTGGTCAGGCTGTCGACGACTGGATTGAGAAGATTCTACCCCTCCTTGACGCCGGcgatatcatcatcgacgGTGGTAACTCTCACTTCCCCGACTCCAACCGCCGTACCAAGTATCTTGCTGGCAAGAACATCCGCTTCGTCGGCTCTGGTGTCTCTGGTGGTGAGGAGGGTGCCCGATATGGCCCCTCTCTCATGCCCGGTGGTAATGAAGAGGCCTGGCCTCACATCAAGGACATCTTCCAGAGCATTGCCGCCAAGAGCGACGGTGAGGCTTGCTGTGAGTGGGTTGGCGACGAGGGTGCTGGTCACTACGTCAAGATGGTTCATAACGGTATTGAGTACGGTGATATGCAACTTATCTGCGAG GCTTACGACATCATGAAGCGCGGTCTCGGCCTCTCCAGCAAGGAGATCGGCGACGTCTTCGCCAAGTGGAACAAGGGTGTTTTGGACTCTTTCCTGATTGAGATCACCCGAGATATCATGTACTtcaacgacgatgatggcacTGCCCTCGTTGAGAAGATTCTCGACAAGGCCGGTCAGAAGGGTACCGGTAAGTGGACCGCTGTCAAcgctcttgaccttggccagCCCGTGACCCTCATCGCCGAGGCTGTCCTTGCCCGATGCCTGTCTGCCATCAAGGACGAGCGTGCCACCGCTTCCACCAAGCTTGAGTTCGTCAGCCGAACAACCAAGTTCGAGGGCGACAAGGAGCAATtccttgaggatcttgagcaGGCCCTGTACGCCTCCAAGATTATCTCTTACGCTCAGGGCTTCATGCTCATGCAGGAAGCTGCTCGTGAGTTCAActggaagctcaacaagccTTCCATTGCCCTCATGTGGCGAGGTGGTTGCATTATCCGATCTGTCTTCCTCAAGGACATCACTCACGCCTACCGCTCCCAACCCGACCTCCAGAACCTTCTGTTtgatgacttcttcaacaaggccATCCACAAGGCTCAGCCCGGCTGGCGAGACGTTGTTTCCAAGGCTGCCCTCCTTGGTATCCCCACCCCCGCCTTCTCTACCGCTTTGTCCTGGTTCGACGGTTACCGCACCAAGGACCTTCCCGCCAACCTTCTCCAGGCTCAGCGTGACTACTTCGGTGCTCACACCTTCCGCATCAAGCCCGAGAACGCTAGCGACAAGTACCCCAATGGCCAGGACATTCACGTCAACTGGACCGGCCGTGGCGGTAACGTCTCTGCTTCTACTTACCAGGCTTAA
- a CDS encoding related to RNA-binding protein: MAYPPPPGISNNSLPPRPPASKSGFKPAFPPAAQAASKPAYSNAPPTYSGPSSYSAPNAPSATQYGPSYSSYPTTAPGAVNSGPAYSYPQQPQNYSAQNYGVQSYGPQSYEPQSYGAAPQIANPFPTPGTAGTDYNPEMAAQIAQWQSAYSSTPTDGKDKAPGFAGPRTDGQTSAAAAATTANQERKKTVIREGGGKKWTDDSLLEWDPSHLRLFVGNLAGETTDDALLKAFSRWPSVQKARVIRDKRTSKSKGYGFVSFSDADDFFQAAKEMNNKYIQSHPVTVRKANTEIKVANVKEKDRHGKKNKNKKGGNGGGNHGAGYEPSLGPMGGSGVVKPGQKTKNGLRLLG, from the coding sequence ATGGCgtaccctcctcctccaggcaTCAGCAACAACTCTCTCCCACCGAGACCGCCCGCCTCCAAGTCAGGCTTCAAACCCGCGTTCCCCCCAGCAGCCCAGGCTGCATCGAAGCCAGCGTACTCGAACGCTCCGCCGACGTACTCCGGCCCTTCGAGTTACTCTGCTCCCAATGCTCCATCCGCAACTCAGTATGGCCCTTCGTACTCTTCGTACCCGACTACTGCTCCCGGCGCGGTGAACTCGGGTCCGGCATATTCGTATCCTCAGCAGCCACAGAATTACAGTGCCCAGAACTACGGCGTCCAAAGCTATGGCCCTCAGAGCTACGAACCACAAAGCTATGGGGCAGCACCCCAGATTGCGAATCCATTCCCTACTCCAGGCACTGCGGGGACCGACTACAACCCCGAGATGGCCGCCCAGATAGCGCAATGGCAGAGCGCATATTCGAGCACCCCAACAGATGGCAAGGATAAAGCCCCTGGGTTTGCTGGGCCTCGAACAGATGGCCAGACATCTGCGGCCGCGGCAGCTACCACTGCGAACCAGGAGCGCAAGAAGACAGTCATCCGAGAAGGTGGTGGTAAGAAGTGGACAGACGACAGTCTTCTTGAATGGGATCCCTCCCATTTACGACTCTTTGTCGGTAATCTTGCAGGCGAGACCACTGACGACGCCCTTCTCAAGGCTTTCTCGCGCTGGCCATCTGTACAAAAGGCCCGAGTCATTCGTGACAAGCGTACATCCAAGTCCAAAGGCTACGGTTTTGTCAGTTTCAGCGACGCTGACGACTTTTTCCAAGCCGCCAAAGAAATGAACAATAAATACATTCAGAGCCACCCTGTAACGGTTCGCAAGGCCAACACCGAAATCAAGGTAGCTaatgtcaaggagaaggacagacatggaaagaagaataagaataaGAAGGGTGGAAATGGCGGTGGAAATCATGGGGCTGGCTATGAGCCCAGCTTAGGGCCCATGGGTGGTAGTGGAGTGGTCAAGCCTGGACAAAAGACCAAGAATGGCCTTCGCCTGCTTGGCTAA
- a CDS encoding related to vanadate resistance protein Gog5p, with protein sequence MTALPPQPDPISSPSHSSRSPPLSSKHVAAPDRPESLESLLIDDSLSAKDSSPLKSVAGSSSGTTKVSTSRNSGLGGGNQTIAGPSRETGARSFNGDEESESDWDIEMEPIAGHRRRRSSHNMAGRPAGSPSRTRVTSRGPAPTGSIEEPKISEEDLDANGFAIQKDESADDSLSDEDLQDDEETGLTRKDKQRRQKKRSRNTQLDQRIVRDNKAISKEERKEADKTVFKSLMVNVVLILLWYLFSLSISIYNKWMFDHERLNFAFPLFTTSMHMVVQFILSGLVLYFVPSLRPGHGVHLSDMGRSRHDDEPKSYGMTKMFYLTRIGPCGAATGLDIGLGNTSLKFISLTFYTMCKSSSLAFVLMFAFAFRLETPTWRLVAIIATMTLGVVLMVFGEVEFKVGGFALVISAAFFSGFRWGLTQILLLRNPATSNPFSSIFFLTPVMFLVLICLAVPVEGVGALIEGYKVLGDEWGYFMAPLFLLFPGCIAFCMTASEFALLQRTSVVTLSIAGIFKEVVTISAAALVFGDRLTPINFVGLLTTMAAIAAYNYIKITKMRQEAQESVHIRHAHDDDAPDSPTSQTSGIIDRDGDTDAENTGLLRDSIDGLDLDVQPHAPANERR encoded by the exons ATGAccgctcttcctcctcaacctgaTCCCATCTCCTCGCCATCTCACTCCTCACGCTCACCCCCTTTGTCTTCGAAACACGTAGCAGCTCCAGATCGCCCCGAATCCCTCGAATCCCTTCTCATTGACGACTCTCTATCAGCCAAAGACTCGAGTCCCCTAAAATCGGTGGCAGGATCGTCATCAGGAACAACAAAAGTCTCTACATCGCGGAACTCCGGTCTGGGTGGAGGAAATCAAACGATAGCTGGCCCGTCTCGTGAAACCGGCGCGAGGTCTTTCAACGGCGACGAGGAAAGCGAGAGCGACTGGGATATAGAAATGGAACCTATTGCAGGCCACCGTCGACGGCGAAGTAGCCACAACATGGCTGGTCGGCCAGCTGGATCACCCAGCCGAACCCGTGTCACAAGCCGTGGTCCCGCACCCACTGGCTCGATAGAAGAACCCAAGATATCGGAAGAAGATTTGGATGCGAACGGCTTTGCGATCCAGAAGGATGAATCCGCCGATGACAGCTTGAGCGATGAAGACCTccaagacgacgaagaaacaGGATTGACCCGTAAAGACAAGCAGAGGCGGCAGAAGAAGCGTAGCAGAAATACCCAGCTGGATCAGCGGATCGTCAGGGACAATAAGGCTATATCAAAAGAGGAGCGCAAAGAAGCAGACAAGACCgtcttcaagagcttgatggtAAACGTTGTGTTGATTCTTTTGTGGTACCTCTTTTCGTTATCAATATCGATT TACAACAAGTGGATGTTTGATCATGAACGGCTGAACTTTGCATTTCCTTTGTTTACGACGTCTATGCACATGGTGGTTCAATTTATCCTCTCAGGTCTCGTTTTGTACTTCGTGCCCTCATTGAGACCCGGACACGGGGTTCATCTGTCAGATATGGGCAGGTCGAGACATGATGACGAGCCCAAATCTTACGGCATGACCAAGATGTTTTACCTCACTCGAATTGGACCTTGTGGTGCAGCTACAGGCCTAGATATTGGACTTGGCAATACCTCTCTCAAGTTCATTAGCCTTACATTTTACA CCATGTGTAAATCCTCCTCACTAGCTTTCGTTCTCATGTTTGCATTTGCTTTCCGCCTCGAAACCCCAACATGGCGTCTTGTCGCCATCATTGCTACCATGACGCTCGGTGTCGTGCTCATGGTGTTTGGTGAAGTTGAATTCAAGGTGGGAGGCTTCGCCCTCGTCATCTCAGCTGCCTTTTTCTCTGGCTTTCGCTGGGGATTGACCCAGATCCTGCTCCTCCGCAACCCTGCGACATCAAACCCATTTTCtagcatcttcttccttactCCAGTCATGTTCCTCGTGCTTATCTGCCTTGCGGTGCCCGTCGAAGGAGTCGGAGCTCTCATTGAAGGCTACAAAGTTCTCGGTGATGAATGGGGTTATTTCATGGCGCCCCTTTTCTTGCTTTTCCCCGGTTGCATCGCCTTCTGCATGACGGCATCCGAATTCGCTCTGCTGCAGCGCACTTCCGTCGTCACACTTTCCATTGCTGGCATCTTCAAGGAGGTTGTTACTATTAGTGCGGCTGctcttgtctttggtgaCCGCCTCACACCCATCAACTTTGTTGGTCTACTCACGACCATGGCCGCTATCGCTGCCTACAACTACATTAAAATCACAAAGATGAGGCAGGAGGCGCAAGAAAGTGTTCATATTCGGCATGCGCATGACGATGACGCGCCAGATTCCCCGACGAGTCAGACTAGCGGAATCATAGACCGCGATGGGGATACAGACGCGGAAAATACTGGTCTGCTCCGTGACAGCATCGACGGCTTGGATCTTGATGTACAACCCCATGCTCCAGCTAATGAGCGTCGCTGA